In Pseudomonas poae, a single genomic region encodes these proteins:
- the recX gene encoding recombination regulator RecX, producing MTVVLDTLVAVRRTAMDLLARREHGRVELTRKLRQRGAELEMIETALDRLTEEGLLSESRYLESFVSYRARSGYGPARIREELSQRGLQRADIDLALRECGISWQSQLEDTWRRKFSGHLPIDAKERAKQGRFLSYRGFSMEMISRLLSGRDMDD from the coding sequence ATGACAGTTGTACTGGATACACTCGTCGCCGTCCGGCGCACTGCAATGGACCTGCTCGCTCGCCGCGAGCATGGTCGAGTCGAGCTGACGCGCAAACTGCGTCAGCGCGGCGCAGAACTCGAAATGATCGAAACCGCCCTCGACCGTTTGACGGAAGAAGGGCTGCTGTCGGAATCCCGTTACCTCGAAAGCTTTGTCTCCTACCGAGCTCGCTCTGGCTACGGCCCCGCGCGGATTCGCGAAGAACTGAGCCAACGCGGCCTGCAACGCGCTGATATCGACCTCGCCCTGCGTGAGTGCGGAATCAGTTGGCAGTCGCAGTTGGAAGACACCTGGCGTCGCAAGTTCTCTGGCCATCTGCCTATCGATGCTAAAGAGCGTGCGAAACAGGGACGCTTCCTGAGTTATCGCGGATTCTCGATGGAGATGATCAGCCGCCTATTGAGCGGCCGCGACATGGACGACTGA
- the recA gene encoding recombinase RecA, with protein MDDNKKKALAAALGQIERQFGKGAVMRMGDHDRQAIPAISTGSLGLDIALGIGGLPKGRIVEIYGPESSGKTTLTLSVIAQAQKMGATCAFVDAEHALDPEYAGKLGVNVDDLLVSQPDTGEQALEITDMLVRSNAIDVIVVDSVAALVPKAEIEGEMGDMHVGLQARLMSQALRKITGNIKNANCLVIFINQIRMKIGVMFGSPETTTGGNALKFYASVRLDIRRTGAVKEGDEVVGSETRVKVVKNKVAPPFRQAEFQILYGKGIYLNGEMIDLGVLHGFVEKSGAWYAYNGSKIGQGKANSAKFLADNPDIAATLEKQIRDKLLTAAPDVKAAANREPVEEVEEADTDI; from the coding sequence ATGGACGACAACAAGAAGAAAGCCTTGGCTGCGGCCCTGGGTCAGATCGAACGTCAATTCGGCAAGGGTGCCGTAATGCGTATGGGCGATCACGACCGTCAGGCGATCCCGGCTATTTCCACTGGCTCTCTGGGTCTGGACATCGCGCTCGGCATTGGCGGCCTGCCAAAAGGCCGTATCGTTGAAATCTACGGTCCTGAATCTTCCGGTAAAACCACCCTGACCCTGTCGGTGATTGCCCAGGCACAAAAAATGGGCGCCACCTGCGCGTTCGTCGACGCCGAGCACGCCCTGGACCCTGAATACGCCGGCAAGCTGGGTGTCAACGTTGACGACCTGCTGGTTTCTCAGCCGGACACCGGTGAGCAAGCCCTGGAAATTACCGACATGCTGGTGCGCTCCAACGCCATCGACGTGATCGTGGTCGACTCCGTGGCAGCCCTGGTACCGAAGGCTGAAATCGAAGGCGAAATGGGTGACATGCACGTGGGCCTGCAAGCCCGTCTGATGTCCCAGGCGCTGCGTAAAATCACCGGTAACATCAAGAACGCTAATTGCCTCGTTATCTTCATCAACCAGATCCGTATGAAGATCGGCGTGATGTTCGGCAGCCCGGAAACCACTACCGGTGGTAACGCGCTGAAGTTCTACGCTTCGGTCCGTCTGGATATCCGCCGTACTGGCGCGGTGAAGGAAGGTGACGAGGTTGTTGGTAGCGAAACCCGCGTTAAAGTCGTGAAGAACAAAGTGGCCCCGCCTTTCCGTCAGGCTGAGTTCCAGATTCTCTACGGCAAGGGCATCTACCTGAACGGCGAGATGATCGACCTGGGCGTACTGCACGGCTTCGTCGAAAAATCTGGTGCTTGGTACGCCTACAACGGCAGCAAGATCGGCCAGGGCAAGGCCAACTCGGCCAAGTTCCTCGCGGACAACCCGGATATCGCCGCCACGCTTGAGAAGCAAATTCGCGACAAGCTGCTGACCGCAGCACCAGACGTGAAAGCTGCTGCCAACCGCGAGCCGGTTGAAGAAGTCGAAGAAGCCGACACCGACATCTGA
- a CDS encoding phage late control D family protein gives MAQGFTPIVEFYGANAALLNQRIMHWKHTDAAGIESDRLELTLNIEGLEGLPSMSGKIGLRVGYKESGLVEKGQFVITQRTPVLFPMRLMIVATAAPFSMEDPSGYRQRRSASYGPTTLGALFRQLVGRHGFSPRVAASLEGIAIAHVDQSNESDMAFITRLAKRYCAVTKPFNELYVLAEAGQVKSISLQQLPEVKLSVTQDNRPGDQAFITAVLNEKTRSNYQGSRVTWWDSAAGKQRVVQIGIAPFKTLRQRCQNEDEARAVAEGELRRVGREGLELVIDCPGNPLLAAEGLLRLDETWPSYMQGRWSITKVVNEGDPEKGYRSAITAGGLSI, from the coding sequence ATGGCACAGGGATTTACGCCAATCGTGGAGTTTTACGGTGCCAACGCGGCACTGCTTAATCAACGCATCATGCATTGGAAACACACCGACGCCGCCGGCATCGAGTCGGATCGGTTGGAGCTGACGCTCAACATCGAGGGGCTAGAAGGCCTGCCGAGCATGAGCGGCAAGATCGGCTTGCGCGTTGGTTATAAAGAGTCGGGGCTGGTGGAGAAGGGGCAGTTCGTCATTACGCAGCGAACCCCCGTGCTGTTCCCCATGCGCTTGATGATCGTCGCCACGGCGGCGCCTTTCAGCATGGAGGACCCCAGTGGCTACCGTCAGCGCCGTTCCGCCAGTTATGGGCCGACGACCCTGGGTGCGCTGTTTCGGCAACTGGTCGGACGGCATGGTTTTTCACCGCGTGTGGCGGCGTCCCTGGAAGGCATTGCAATTGCTCATGTCGACCAATCCAACGAAAGCGACATGGCCTTCATCACCCGTCTTGCCAAGCGCTATTGCGCGGTCACCAAGCCGTTTAACGAGTTGTATGTGTTGGCGGAAGCCGGGCAGGTCAAGTCGATTTCCCTTCAACAATTGCCGGAGGTGAAGTTGTCCGTGACCCAGGATAACCGTCCCGGCGACCAGGCCTTCATCACAGCTGTACTCAATGAGAAAACCCGCTCGAACTACCAAGGCAGTCGCGTCACCTGGTGGGACAGTGCCGCAGGCAAGCAACGCGTGGTTCAGATCGGGATCGCACCGTTCAAGACCTTGCGTCAACGCTGCCAGAACGAAGACGAGGCACGCGCCGTGGCCGAAGGTGAGTTGCGCCGGGTCGGACGTGAGGGCCTGGAACTGGTAATCGATTGCCCCGGCAACCCGTTGCTGGCCGCCGAAGGATTATTGCGGCTGGATGAAACCTGGCCTTCGTATATGCAGGGGCGATGGTCGATCACCAAAGTAGTCAATGAGGGCGACCCGGAGAAGGGTTATCGCAGTGCAATCACGGCAGGTGGATTGTCGATATAG
- a CDS encoding TIGR00730 family Rossman fold protein: protein MPYEPNDRLLQLFEENGADLTQQVETQLQLIAPNSPNIPLYRDMILTVLRMAKDDRSRWNAKITLQAVRELDNAFRVLEQFKGRRKVTVFGSARTPIESPLYALAREVGALLAQSDLMVITGGGGGIMAAAHEGAGLEHSLGFNITLPFEQHANPTIDGTENLLSFHFFFTRKLFFVKEADALVLCPGGFGTLDEALEVLTLIQTGKSPLVPVVLLDAPGGGFWQGALDFIRSQLEANRYILPTDLKLVRLVYSAEEAVEEINRFYANFHSTRWLKREFVVRMHHALSDRALAHLQSEYASLRLSGEFQQLAYTGEEHDEPKFSHLTRLVFNFNGRDQGRLRELVDYINLPENWAQAQGRRSSGWRRRRRDFLSL from the coding sequence ATGCCTTACGAACCGAATGACCGCCTGCTCCAGCTTTTTGAAGAAAACGGGGCCGACCTCACGCAGCAGGTCGAAACGCAACTCCAGCTGATCGCTCCCAACAGCCCGAACATCCCTCTTTATCGCGACATGATCCTCACCGTGCTACGCATGGCCAAGGACGACCGCAGCCGCTGGAATGCCAAAATCACGTTGCAGGCTGTCCGAGAACTGGATAACGCCTTTCGCGTACTGGAGCAATTCAAAGGACGCCGTAAAGTCACGGTGTTTGGCTCGGCGCGCACCCCCATCGAAAGCCCGCTGTATGCCTTGGCCCGAGAAGTCGGCGCATTGCTCGCGCAATCGGACCTGATGGTGATCACCGGCGGCGGCGGCGGGATCATGGCGGCCGCCCACGAAGGCGCCGGCCTGGAGCATAGCCTGGGGTTCAATATCACCCTGCCGTTCGAGCAACATGCCAACCCGACCATCGATGGCACCGAGAACCTGCTGTCGTTCCACTTCTTCTTCACCCGCAAGCTGTTCTTCGTCAAAGAGGCCGATGCATTGGTGTTGTGCCCAGGCGGCTTCGGCACACTGGATGAGGCGCTGGAAGTGCTGACCCTGATCCAGACCGGCAAGAGTCCTCTGGTGCCCGTGGTGTTGCTGGATGCACCCGGCGGCGGATTTTGGCAAGGCGCCCTGGACTTTATCCGCAGCCAACTGGAAGCCAACCGCTACATCCTGCCCACCGACCTCAAGCTGGTGCGGCTGGTGTACAGCGCAGAAGAGGCAGTGGAAGAGATCAACCGGTTCTATGCCAACTTCCATTCCACGCGCTGGTTGAAACGTGAGTTTGTAGTGCGTATGCATCATGCGCTTAGCGATCGGGCGTTGGCCCATCTGCAGAGCGAGTACGCCAGCCTGCGATTGAGCGGGGAGTTCCAGCAATTGGCCTATACCGGTGAGGAGCATGATGAGCCGAAGTTCAGCCATTTGACGCGGTTGGTATTCAACTTCAACGGGCGAGATCAAGGCCGGTTGCGGGAGTTGGTGGATTACATCAACTTGCCGGAGAACTGGGCGCAGGCTCAGGGAAGGCGCAGCAGCGGTTGGCGCCGGAGACGGCGTGATTTTTTGAGTTTGTAA